A single genomic interval of Rhododendron vialii isolate Sample 1 chromosome 3a, ASM3025357v1 harbors:
- the LOC131319145 gene encoding zinc finger CCCH domain-containing protein 30-like, giving the protein MEAGFVDQRGEQFDIDMNNLTVETKDSSTNFLEFAANNDVDRFKHCIEHDLSGIDEVGSWYGRNKKGSKQMVLDHRTPLMVAATYGSIDVMKLILSFSSVDVNQTCGLDKLTALHCAASGGSENAVEVVKLLLEAGADSNLIDANGHFPVDVILVSPKLPYVKFMLEDLLRVSKTTSSSSPNSPPLSSSPDNRSVSSSSDSNSSPKSPKYNDVLISSPVEKKEYPIDPSLPDIKNGIYSTDEFRMFSFKIRPCSRAYSHDWTECPFVHPGENARRRDPRKFHYSCVPCPDFRKGACRRGDMCQYAHGVFECWLHPAQYRTRLCKDGTNCYRRVCFFAHKQEELRPLFVSTGSAVPSPRSSDFNLMPPSPFTPPVSPSSNGISNMGCFQSSRLQSSFNARDILVEDLDLLSDYDVQQQQLLNELSRLREPGISSLSSYPPSREELFSAESSSPRYSDQALLASSAVFSPTHKSAVFNQFHNTNFSPKNIDHPLLQGSFGVQSPGRMSSRIVDPISPMSSRVPMQQEFRSLSSHDLGSNSAAIVGQNSDSWAKWRSSNGKPDWTVNADECGRLRRSSFELGNNGGGEEPDLSWVQSLVKESPQEVKENPEKMVSGTGIGSSGKGLDLNSEIEPIDQSVLGAWLQKMQLDQLYIAQ; this is encoded by the coding sequence ATGGAAGCAGGTTTTGTGGATCAGCGTGGTGAACAATTTGACATAGACATGAACAACTTGACAGTTGAAACCAAAGACAGTTCTACCAATTTCCTTGAATTTGCTGCTAACAACGATGTTGATCGCTTCAAACATTGTATTGAGCATGATCTTTCGGGTATTGATGAGGTCGGTTCATGGTATGGTCGGAACAAGAAGGGGTCAAAACAAATGGTTCTTGACCATAGAACTCCTTTAATGGTTGCTGCTACTTATGGTAGCATTGATGTCATGAAActgattctttctttttctagtgTCGATGTAAATCAGACTTGTGGCCTTGATAAGCTCACCGCCCTTCATTGTGCGGCATCCGGTGGTTCTGAAAACGCTGTGGAGGTTGTGAAACTTCTCTTAGAAGCAGGTGCCGATAGTAACTTGATTGATGCTAACGGTCATTTTCCTGTTGATGTTATTCTAGTGTCCCCAAAGTTGCCTTACGTGAAATTTATGCTTGAGGATCTCCTAAGGGTGTCAAAAACCACATCAAGTTCGAGTCCTAATTCTCCACCACTTTCCTCATCCCCGGACAATAGGTCCGTATCATCGAGTTCGGACTCAAATTCTTCCCCCAAGAGTCCAAAGTACAACGATGTCTTGATTTCCTCTCCTGTGGAGAAGAAAGAATACCCGATTGACCCATCATTGCCGGATATCAAGAACGGCATTTATTCAACGGATGAGTTCCGTATGTTCTCCTTCAAGATCCGACCTTGTTCGCGGGCCTACTCCCATGATTGGACTGAATGCCCGTTTGTCCATCCGGGCGAAAATGCCCGTAGGAGGGATCCGAGAAAATTCCATTACAGTTGTGTCCCTTGTCCTGATTTCCGAAAAGGGGCATGCAGAAGAGGTGATATGTGCCAATATGCTCATGGCGTTTTCGAGTGTTGGCTCCACCCGGCTCAGTACAGGACCCGGCTTTGTAAAGACGGAACAAATTGCTATAGAAGAGTATGCTTTTTCGCCCACAAACAAGAGGAACTGAGACCCTTGTTTGTTTCAACAGGTTCTGCCGTTCCATCCCCTCGGTCTTCTGATTTTAATTTAATGCCTCCCTCGCCATTTACGCCACCCGTGTCTCCATCTTCCAATGGAATTTCGAACATGGGTTGTTTTCAGTCTAGTCGGTTGCAATCATCTTTCAATGCAAGAGACATTTTGGTTGAGGACTTAGATTTGTTGTCGGATTACGATGTGCAACAACAACAACTGCTGAATGAACTGTCCCGGCTGAGAGAGCCGGGAATCAGTTCTCTCTCTTCATACCCTCCGAGCCGTGAAGAGCTCTTTTCTGCAGAGAGCTCTTCTCCACGGTACTCTGATCAGGCATTGCTGGCATCGTCGGCTGTCTTCTCTCCTACACACAAGTCTGCGGTTTTCAATCAGTTTCATAATACGAATTTCTCTCCGAAAAACATCGATCACCCTCTATTGCAAGGCTCATTCGGAGTTCAATCTCCAGGAAGGATGTCCTCTCGAATAGTAGACCCCATCTCACCAATGAGCTCAAGGGTTCCGATGCAACAGGAGTTTCGCAGCCTTAGTTCCCATGATCTTGGCTCCAATTCTGCTGCCATTGTTGGTCAAAACAGTGATTCTTGGGCAAAATGGCGATCTTCCAATGGCAAGCCGGATTGGACCGTCAATGCTGATGAATGTGGTAGGCTTCGGAGATCTTCATTTGAGCTTGGAAATaatggaggaggagaggagCCGGATTTGTCGTGGGTTCAATCACTTGTCAAAGAATCTCCGCAAGAAGTAAAGGAAAATCCTGAAAAAATGGTCTCAGGCACTGGCATTGGATCCTCGGGTAAAGGGTTGGATTTGAACTCTGAGATTGAACCTATCGACCAATCAGTTCTGGGGGCGTGGCTTCAGAAAATGCAGCTTGATCAGCTATATATTGCTCAGTGA